A stretch of the Bombus affinis isolate iyBomAffi1 unplaced genomic scaffold, iyBomAffi1.2 ctg00000080.1, whole genome shotgun sequence genome encodes the following:
- the LOC126927224 gene encoding uncharacterized protein LOC126927224, translated as MVVSINGQLLTTEHRTHAASERANDLWCHQCDTMEDGERCANLTGNFTTFGHKCTGDKRTCMVKRFSYTTSTEDSTSSPQTWSVERKCTNKCDSGCIVVGERTKLSACTTCCEKSFCNIGTGAANDLTIRGIDLFLALVLQITLTIIMYPS; from the exons atggtcgtaagcatcaatg gccaactgttaactacggaacatcgaactcacgcagcgtcggaacgagcaaacgatttatggtgtcatcagtgtgatacaatggaagatggagagagatgcgccaatctgaccggaaacttcaccactttcgggcacaagtgcactggtgataaaaggacctgtatg gtaaagcgattttcttacactaccagcaccgaagattcaacgtctagtccacaaacttggtcggtggagagaaagtgtactaacaaatgcgactccggatgtatagtggtcggtgaacgaacaaaactctccgcttgcaccacttgctgcgagaaatcgttttgcaatatcggtaccggtgctgcgaacgatctgacgataagagggatcgatctgtttctagctttagtattacaaattacattaacaattatcatgtatccgtcctga